In Mycoplasma sp. OR1901, the following are encoded in one genomic region:
- the rpsG gene encoding 30S ribosomal protein S7, whose protein sequence is MSRKKSAPIREVLADPVFNSVVVTKLINQIMLDGKKSIAQDILYSAFEIIKKKTEKEPMEVFLAAVENITPQLEIRTRRIGGTNYQVPTEVPTRRKQTLALRWLVQYARLRNEKTMDVRLANEIIDASNKTGGAIKKREDTHKMAEANRAFAHFRW, encoded by the coding sequence ATGTCAAGAAAAAAATCAGCACCTATCCGTGAAGTACTTGCAGATCCAGTTTTTAACTCAGTAGTAGTTACAAAGTTAATTAATCAAATTATGCTTGACGGAAAAAAATCAATAGCTCAAGATATTTTATATTCAGCTTTTGAAATTATCAAAAAGAAAACAGAAAAAGAACCAATGGAAGTGTTTTTAGCAGCAGTTGAAAACATTACACCTCAATTAGAAATTCGTACAAGAAGAATTGGTGGGACAAACTATCAAGTTCCTACAGAAGTTCCTACTCGTAGAAAACAAACATTAGCACTTAGATGATTAGTGCAATATGCTAGACTTAGAAACGAAAAAACAATGGACGTTCGTTTAGCAAATGAAATCATCGATGCATCAAACAAAACAGGTGGAGCAATTAAAAAACGTGAAGACACACACAAAATGGCTGAAGCTAACCGTGCATTTGCACACTTCAGATGATAG
- a CDS encoding M17 family metallopeptidase: MKINLIDNKRNDSMLLSAIFKGEEYPKSLIEKNSVVTDYFNENKSFVFLGKKEDLKFSSLYNFAKGLFTNLGRDLQVNLDSFVTEKVTLAEVVKAFAEAYSYVTAEIYSAKTNKKEDKFNVSLLSEKATEGEIEQLNKSNILLEAVNFARNLQITPPNILNSEELAKRVQEDLAQYDNLKVSVLNKAQIEELGMGLLLSVNRGSMFEPRVVVIEYNGNPDSEEKTVYVGKGITFDSGGYSLKPGRSMLGMKFDMSGSAFVASALKAIAQLKPKTNVAAVMAITDNRVNGDASLPDSVWTSMNGKTVEINNTDAEGRLVMADGLTYAVRNLKATRLVDVATLTGAIVVALGSTYTGVWATSEDAWKELKDASDAQNELVWRMPLDEAYAKEIKNSPVADLKNTDLSGAGAGSSSAAMFLKEFTEGVEYIHLDVAGTADIGGRPTGVMVKTLVQLALNSKK, encoded by the coding sequence ATGAAAATTAATTTAATAGATAATAAAAGAAATGATTCTATGTTATTAAGCGCCATTTTTAAAGGTGAAGAATACCCAAAATCATTAATAGAAAAAAATTCAGTAGTTACTGACTACTTTAACGAAAACAAATCATTTGTTTTCTTAGGAAAAAAAGAAGATTTAAAATTCTCTTCATTATACAATTTTGCAAAAGGATTATTCACAAACTTAGGTCGTGATTTACAAGTTAACTTAGATAGTTTTGTTACTGAAAAAGTTACTTTAGCAGAAGTTGTTAAAGCATTCGCAGAAGCTTACTCATACGTAACTGCAGAAATCTACAGCGCAAAAACAAACAAAAAAGAAGATAAATTTAACGTAAGTTTATTAAGCGAAAAAGCTACAGAAGGTGAAATTGAACAATTAAACAAATCAAATATCCTTTTAGAAGCTGTTAACTTTGCAAGAAACTTACAAATTACACCACCAAACATCTTAAATTCAGAAGAATTAGCAAAAAGAGTTCAAGAAGATTTAGCTCAATACGATAACTTAAAAGTATCAGTATTAAATAAAGCTCAAATTGAAGAATTAGGAATGGGGTTATTACTTTCAGTTAACCGTGGAAGTATGTTCGAACCTAGAGTTGTTGTTATTGAATACAACGGAAACCCAGATTCAGAAGAAAAAACTGTTTATGTAGGTAAAGGTATTACATTTGATAGTGGTGGTTACTCACTTAAACCAGGTCGTTCAATGTTAGGAATGAAATTTGATATGTCAGGTTCAGCTTTTGTTGCTAGTGCATTAAAAGCTATCGCACAATTAAAACCTAAAACAAACGTTGCTGCAGTTATGGCTATTACAGATAACAGAGTTAACGGTGACGCTTCATTACCTGATTCAGTTTGAACAAGTATGAATGGTAAAACAGTTGAAATTAACAACACAGACGCTGAAGGTCGTTTAGTTATGGCAGATGGTTTAACATATGCTGTTAGAAACTTAAAAGCAACTAGATTAGTCGATGTTGCAACACTTACAGGAGCAATCGTTGTTGCTTTAGGAAGCACATACACAGGAGTTTGAGCTACTTCAGAAGATGCTTGAAAAGAACTTAAAGATGCTTCAGATGCTCAAAACGAACTTGTATGAAGAATGCCTCTTGATGAAGCATATGCAAAAGAAATTAAAAACTCACCAGTTGCTGACTTAAAAAATACAGATTTAAGTGGTGCAGGTGCAGGTAGCTCATCAGCTGCTATGTTCTTAAAAGAATTTACAGAAGGTGTTGAATACATTCACTTAGATGTTGCTGGTACAGCTGATATTGGTGGTAGACCAACAGGTGTTATGGTTAAAACATTAGTTCAATTAGCATTAAATTCTAAAAAATAA
- a CDS encoding RNA methyltransferase has translation MILSSRQNPKIKFLKKLLDKKYRRENNKFLVFGYHLVEEAKNAGIIEEIFEIPGNQEYKNSSLIEEHLIDYISPTKTTQPIFALCNSSKIKNVSKNKVILLNNVQDPGNIGTIFRLAKAFEFDTVIIENTDPYNDKIIRSSQGSMFSINIIETKTSFDTIKELKKENFRIYGTLLDKNSTKLNDTNFNNQNIVIVFGNEGSGIDKNIIDLLDHKVYIPISFESLNVSTSAAIILNKVRNG, from the coding sequence ATGATTTTAAGTAGTAGACAGAATCCTAAAATTAAATTTTTGAAAAAATTACTTGATAAAAAGTATCGCAGAGAAAATAATAAATTTTTAGTTTTTGGGTACCACTTAGTTGAAGAAGCTAAAAACGCAGGTATTATTGAAGAAATTTTTGAAATTCCAGGAAATCAAGAATATAAGAATTCATCTTTAATAGAAGAACATTTAATTGATTATATTTCGCCAACTAAAACAACACAACCTATTTTTGCACTATGCAATAGTTCAAAAATAAAAAATGTATCAAAAAATAAAGTAATTTTATTAAATAATGTTCAAGATCCAGGAAATATAGGAACTATTTTTAGATTAGCAAAAGCATTTGAATTTGATACCGTTATAATTGAAAATACAGACCCATACAATGATAAAATAATCCGTTCATCACAAGGTTCAATGTTCTCCATAAATATTATTGAGACAAAAACTAGTTTTGATACTATCAAGGAACTAAAAAAAGAAAATTTTAGAATTTACGGTACATTATTAGATAAAAATTCAACAAAACTAAATGACACTAACTTTAATAATCAAAATATAGTAATTGTTTTTGGTAATGAAGGAAGCGGAATTGATAAAAATATTATTGATTTATTAGATCACAAAGTATATATTCCAATTAGTTTTGAAAGCTTAAACGTATCAACTAGTGCTGCAATTATTTTAAATAAAGTTAGAAACGGATAA
- a CDS encoding tRNA (cytidine(34)-2'-O)-methyltransferase, which produces MINIVLYQPEIFPNTGNIIRTCFALGMKLHIIKPTSFDLHPKYLKRYGAGRMLSDIRHEIHDSYEDFHKKYHDKNIYYITRYGLKNYTEVDYKNVLNQNKEIWLMFGRESTGIDKKILKNNIDNCLRIPMVSAMRSINLANCVSILGFEVMRQLDFKELSLYEVEKGKDFLIKNDFK; this is translated from the coding sequence ATGATTAATATTGTACTTTATCAACCTGAAATTTTCCCAAATACAGGTAATATTATTAGAACTTGTTTTGCATTAGGTATGAAATTACACATCATCAAGCCTACTAGTTTTGATTTACATCCTAAATATCTAAAACGTTATGGAGCTGGTAGAATGCTTTCAGATATTAGACATGAAATTCATGATTCATATGAAGATTTTCATAAAAAATATCATGACAAAAATATTTACTACATAACAAGATACGGATTAAAAAATTATACAGAGGTAGATTATAAAAATGTTTTAAATCAAAACAAAGAAATTTGATTAATGTTTGGACGTGAATCAACAGGAATAGATAAAAAAATCTTAAAAAATAACATAGATAATTGTTTAAGAATTCCTATGGTTTCTGCAATGAGATCAATTAATCTAGCAAACTGTGTTTCTATTTTAGGTTTTGAAGTTATGAGACAATTAGATTTTAAAGAATTATCTTTATACGAAGTAGAAAAAGGAAAAGACTTTTTAATTAAAAATGATTTTAAGTAG
- the rpsL gene encoding 30S ribosomal protein S12, whose translation MPTTNQLVSSGRSSKIKKQNAPALSLSYNSLIKKSKKMASPFKRGVCTRVATMTPKKPNSALRKYARVKLSNTMEVTAYIPGEGHNLQEHSVVLIRGGRVKDLPGVRYHIVRGTQDAAGVAKRNQGRSLYGTKKAKK comes from the coding sequence ATGCCAACAACAAATCAATTAGTTTCAAGTGGTCGTAGTTCAAAAATTAAAAAGCAAAATGCTCCTGCATTAAGCTTAAGCTACAACTCACTTATTAAAAAATCTAAAAAAATGGCATCACCATTCAAACGTGGTGTATGTACTCGTGTTGCAACAATGACACCTAAAAAACCTAACTCAGCTTTACGTAAATATGCTCGTGTTAAGTTATCAAATACAATGGAAGTTACAGCATACATTCCAGGGGAAGGACACAACTTACAAGAACACTCTGTTGTTTTAATTCGTGGTGGACGTGTTAAAGATTTACCTGGGGTTAGATACCACATCGTTCGTGGAACACAAGATGCTGCCGGAGTTGCTAAACGTAACCAAGGTCGTAGTTTATACGGAACAAAAAAAGCTAAAAAATAA
- the ylqF gene encoding ribosome biogenesis GTPase YlqF has translation MNNENEKEYNNLINWYPGHMAKGIREIKENATLADVFIVVLDARCPISSYNEDFDKIAPQKQRLFIITKSDLMDPYKKDAITKRFKGEHVLWLDLRKNKSKNIILKKLKSMNQERIERNKAKGLIQTKIKSFVVGIPNCGKSTLINLVSPTSKLKVANYPGVTKSQKWVVNGEFLFLDTPGILLPKFHDQEVAIKLLAIGSIKTENFGREFVATKIWALLSKYYPNVIESWGLKPSNDDKEIYSLFHDYAEKFNFYKEKGKLDLEKAQNHFIQFVKNMSGVTFD, from the coding sequence ATGAATAACGAAAACGAAAAAGAATATAACAATTTGATCAACTGATATCCAGGCCATATGGCTAAAGGGATTAGAGAGATAAAAGAAAACGCAACACTTGCAGATGTTTTTATTGTAGTGTTAGACGCTAGATGTCCGATTAGTTCATATAATGAAGATTTTGATAAAATAGCACCACAAAAACAAAGGTTATTTATTATAACTAAAAGTGATTTAATGGATCCATACAAAAAAGATGCTATAACTAAACGTTTCAAAGGTGAACATGTCCTTTGATTAGATTTAAGAAAAAATAAATCAAAGAATATTATCTTAAAAAAACTAAAATCAATGAATCAAGAAAGAATTGAAAGAAACAAAGCAAAAGGTTTAATTCAAACTAAAATTAAATCTTTTGTTGTTGGAATACCTAACTGTGGTAAATCGACACTAATTAACTTAGTGTCACCAACTTCAAAATTAAAGGTTGCTAATTATCCAGGGGTTACAAAAAGTCAAAAATGAGTTGTTAATGGTGAATTTTTATTTTTAGATACACCAGGTATTTTATTACCTAAATTCCATGACCAAGAAGTTGCAATCAAGTTACTTGCAATTGGTTCTATTAAAACTGAAAATTTTGGTAGAGAATTTGTTGCTACTAAAATTTGAGCCTTACTTTCAAAATATTATCCAAATGTTATTGAAAGTTGAGGTTTAAAACCTTCGAATGATGATAAAGAAATTTATTCATTATTCCACGATTATGCAGAAAAATTTAATTTCTATAAAGAAAAAGGGAAATTAGATTTAGAAAAAGCACAAAATCATTTTATACAATTTGTAAAAAATATGTCCGGTGTTACATTTGACTAA
- a CDS encoding YigZ family protein produces the protein MTKPIIEPVSYIVKKSNFISYIFEFHDKKELKNILSELKKEHKKSRHICYSYIINDNGVESAGFSDDGEPKNTAGRPMFELMRIKNISNALVIVVRYFGGIKLGAGGLIKAYRVSSSMVIDKYLEEIKND, from the coding sequence TTGACTAAACCAATTATTGAACCCGTTTCATATATAGTTAAAAAATCTAATTTCATATCATATATTTTTGAGTTCCATGATAAAAAGGAATTAAAAAATATATTATCTGAACTTAAAAAAGAACATAAAAAATCAAGACATATTTGTTATAGTTATATAATAAATGATAATGGAGTTGAGTCGGCTGGTTTTAGTGACGATGGAGAACCTAAAAATACAGCTGGTAGACCCATGTTTGAATTAATGCGTATCAAAAATATATCTAACGCATTAGTAATTGTTGTAAGATATTTTGGAGGAATTAAATTAGGTGCTGGCGGTCTAATTAAAGCTTATAGAGTATCAAGCTCAATGGTAATAGATAAATATTTAGAGGAGATAAAAAATGATTAA
- the fusA gene encoding elongation factor G yields the protein MARDYELSKYRNIGIMAHIDAGKTTTTERILYHTGKIHKIGETHDGGSQMDWMDQEKERGITITSAATTAFWKGHRVNIIDTPGHVDFTVEVERSLRVLDGAVAVLDAQSGVEPQTETVWRQATNYKVPRIVYVNKMDKAGADFAASVASVKQRLGGNAVAIQWPIGAEAHFKGIIDLVTRQAFTYNGEQAEEEFPTEIPEELKDVVEIKRQELLEAASAFDEELMMKVLEGEDVTIEEFKAAIRKATLSSEFFPVVLGTSFKNKGVKKMIDAVIDYLPSPLDIPPMKAHDEDKEVSVEAKDEGDFAALAFKVMNDPFVGSLTFFRVYRGVLNKGSYVFNSTKGQKERIGRILQMHANSRVEIDECRAGDIAAAVGLKYTTTGDTLVDEKAAKIVLEKMVFPEPVISQALEPESKAATEKLSLGLQKLAAEDPTFRTYTDDETGQTIIAGMGELHLDIIVDRLKREFGVQAKVGAPQVSYRETITKSADVEGKHIKQSGGKGQYGHVWIKFEPNPDGGFEFVDKIVGGKIPKEYIKSIQKGLEEKMAVGILAGYPMIDMRATLFDGSYHDVDSSEMAYKIAASKALTKAKDQIGTVLLEPIMDVSVVVPSDHMGDVIGDLSRRRGLVNDQEQRSDGAVVVKAAVPLSEMFGYSTELRSMTSGRGTYQMQFDHYEKTPKSISDEIIKRRNIQNKDEE from the coding sequence ATGGCTAGAGATTACGAATTAAGTAAATACCGTAACATCGGTATTATGGCTCACATTGATGCAGGAAAAACAACAACAACAGAAAGAATTTTATACCACACAGGTAAAATTCACAAAATTGGTGAAACACACGATGGTGGATCACAAATGGACTGAATGGACCAAGAAAAAGAACGTGGTATTACAATTACATCAGCTGCTACAACAGCATTCTGAAAAGGACACAGAGTAAACATTATCGATACTCCAGGTCACGTTGACTTCACAGTTGAAGTTGAACGTTCATTACGTGTATTAGACGGTGCAGTTGCCGTACTTGATGCACAATCAGGGGTTGAACCTCAAACAGAAACAGTTTGAAGACAAGCTACAAACTATAAAGTTCCACGTATTGTTTACGTTAACAAAATGGATAAAGCTGGAGCTGACTTTGCAGCATCAGTTGCTTCTGTTAAACAACGTTTAGGTGGAAATGCTGTTGCAATCCAATGACCAATTGGTGCAGAAGCACACTTTAAAGGAATCATCGACCTTGTTACACGTCAAGCATTCACATACAACGGTGAACAAGCAGAAGAAGAATTTCCAACAGAAATTCCAGAAGAATTAAAAGACGTAGTAGAAATCAAACGTCAAGAATTATTAGAAGCTGCTTCAGCTTTTGATGAAGAATTAATGATGAAAGTTCTTGAAGGTGAAGATGTTACAATCGAAGAATTTAAAGCAGCAATCAGAAAAGCTACATTAAGTTCAGAATTCTTCCCGGTAGTATTAGGAACATCATTCAAAAACAAAGGTGTTAAGAAAATGATCGATGCAGTTATCGATTACTTACCTTCACCATTAGATATTCCACCTATGAAAGCTCATGATGAAGATAAAGAAGTTAGCGTTGAAGCTAAAGACGAAGGTGATTTCGCAGCTTTAGCATTCAAAGTTATGAACGACCCATTCGTTGGATCACTTACATTCTTCCGTGTGTACCGTGGAGTATTAAATAAAGGAAGTTACGTATTTAACTCAACAAAAGGACAAAAAGAACGTATCGGACGTATTCTTCAAATGCACGCAAACAGCCGTGTTGAAATCGACGAATGTCGTGCCGGGGATATTGCCGCAGCTGTTGGACTTAAATATACAACAACAGGTGATACATTAGTAGATGAAAAAGCTGCAAAAATCGTTTTAGAAAAAATGGTTTTCCCAGAACCAGTTATTTCACAAGCTCTTGAACCAGAATCAAAGGCAGCTACAGAAAAATTATCATTAGGACTTCAAAAATTAGCAGCAGAAGACCCTACATTTAGAACATACACAGATGACGAAACAGGACAAACAATTATTGCTGGTATGGGTGAACTTCACTTAGACATTATTGTTGACCGTCTAAAACGTGAATTTGGTGTACAAGCTAAAGTTGGTGCTCCTCAAGTTTCATACCGTGAAACAATTACAAAATCAGCTGACGTTGAAGGAAAACACATCAAACAATCTGGTGGTAAAGGACAATACGGACACGTATGAATTAAATTTGAACCAAACCCAGATGGTGGATTTGAATTCGTTGATAAAATCGTTGGTGGTAAAATTCCTAAAGAATACATTAAATCAATTCAAAAAGGACTTGAAGAAAAAATGGCTGTTGGTATCTTAGCTGGATACCCAATGATCGATATGAGAGCTACATTATTTGATGGATCATACCACGATGTCGACTCTTCAGAAATGGCTTATAAAATAGCAGCTTCTAAAGCTCTTACAAAAGCTAAAGATCAAATCGGTACAGTATTATTAGAACCAATTATGGACGTTTCAGTTGTTGTTCCTTCAGATCACATGGGGGATGTTATCGGTGATTTATCACGTCGTAGAGGTCTTGTTAACGATCAAGAACAAAGATCAGATGGTGCAGTTGTTGTTAAAGCAGCAGTTCCTCTTTCAGAAATGTTCGGTTACTCAACAGAACTTAGATCTATGACAAGTGGACGTGGAACATACCAAATGCAATTTGATCACTATGAAAAAACTCCAAAAAGTATTTCAGACGAAATCATTAAGAGAAGAAACATTCAAAACAAAGACGAAGAATAA
- a CDS encoding M17 family metallopeptidase: MIKLIKKNTGKNQVLKPAFEGKDFPKFITKKNFVITDDLENQVSYVYFDKEHQSVDSLSDFVLKFASSHNRTYEVELNDFLEVYNFEIVLRTFVLKTYFAKAKLFKKTEEEQKESKEKLFLIIDETKQKEHAQLIKKLFILAENIQKTRNLQIMPENFLNSEQLASEITKDFSGIPNLTIDVLTKKEIEELGMGLLLSVNKGSTHEPRVVVIKYNGDSKSKESISIVGKGITFDTGGVNTKGYYMDGMKYDMSGSVISAYAVKTLAQMQAKVNVSAVMAITDNRINSDASLPENVYRSMSGKWVEVVDTDAEGRLVLADGIYYAAEKLKPTTIIDVATLTGSILTALGSVYTGIWSTNDEKWTNFETASKEANEKVWRMPLHEDYNKGNKGSKVADLANWSKTVRPDSSQAAMFLKEFTKGIDFIHCDVAGTADRSGEPQGELISTLVEFALKYQN; this comes from the coding sequence ATGATTAAACTAATTAAAAAAAATACAGGTAAAAATCAGGTTTTAAAACCTGCTTTTGAAGGAAAAGATTTTCCTAAATTTATAACAAAGAAAAATTTTGTTATAACAGATGATTTAGAAAACCAAGTATCATACGTATATTTTGATAAAGAACATCAAAGTGTTGATTCATTATCAGATTTTGTATTAAAATTTGCTTCATCACACAATAGAACTTATGAAGTTGAATTAAACGACTTTTTAGAAGTATATAATTTTGAAATAGTTTTAAGAACTTTTGTTCTTAAAACATACTTTGCAAAAGCAAAATTATTCAAAAAAACTGAAGAAGAACAAAAAGAATCTAAAGAAAAATTATTCTTAATTATTGATGAAACTAAACAAAAAGAACATGCTCAATTAATCAAAAAACTATTTATTTTAGCTGAAAACATTCAAAAAACAAGAAACTTACAAATCATGCCTGAAAACTTTTTAAATTCAGAACAATTAGCTTCTGAAATTACAAAAGATTTCAGTGGTATACCAAACTTAACAATCGATGTTTTAACTAAAAAAGAAATCGAAGAATTAGGAATGGGATTATTACTTTCAGTAAACAAAGGAAGTACACACGAACCAAGAGTTGTTGTAATTAAATATAATGGTGACTCAAAATCAAAAGAAAGTATTTCAATCGTTGGTAAAGGTATTACATTTGATACAGGTGGTGTTAACACAAAAGGTTACTACATGGACGGAATGAAATACGATATGTCAGGTTCAGTAATCAGTGCATACGCAGTTAAAACACTTGCACAAATGCAAGCAAAAGTAAATGTATCAGCAGTTATGGCTATTACAGATAACAGAATAAATTCAGATGCTTCATTACCAGAAAATGTTTATCGTTCAATGAGTGGTAAATGAGTTGAAGTTGTTGATACAGATGCTGAAGGTCGTTTAGTTTTAGCAGATGGAATTTACTATGCTGCAGAAAAATTAAAACCAACTACAATTATTGATGTTGCAACATTAACAGGTTCAATTTTAACTGCTTTAGGTAGCGTTTACACAGGAATTTGAAGTACAAATGATGAAAAATGAACAAACTTTGAAACAGCTTCTAAAGAAGCAAATGAAAAAGTTTGAAGAATGCCTCTTCATGAAGACTACAACAAAGGAAATAAAGGTTCTAAAGTAGCTGACTTAGCAAACTGATCTAAAACAGTTCGTCCAGATTCAAGTCAAGCAGCAATGTTCTTAAAAGAATTTACAAAAGGCATTGACTTTATCCACTGTGATGTTGCCGGAACAGCAGATAGAAGTGGTGAGCCACAAGGTGAATTGATTTCAACATTAGTTGAATTTGCATTAAAATATCAAAATTAA
- the secY gene encoding preprotein translocase subunit SecY, producing the protein MDNLILHIRRAFRTFSKSWVSFWKTKELLKKGIFTLLFLIVFILGTSLTAPFIRIQNQNQLSENSFLNTLNLIGGGGLRQFSLFALGISPFINASLIMMILQSKFFPPIHKLSQSGPQGRRKINMITRLITLIIAYPQAVFLVKSLSSQGSRGFIEIVGNDVFSEATLIYFIIPIILTAASLFALFISEQITNKGIGNGTSLIIFTGIAARLPYQFKNAVEYYVGGNGSSGVMTGIIDVVTYFSVYLLTILIIAIFYVAERHIPIQQVGAGRSRNIKEMGKLPIKVNPAGIMPIIFAMMVLSFPTMIANLLPETSIAKQWINTNLQFTQPVGFTLLVVIVWVFSLLMGIQQSKVDKIAEDFTKNSTFIPGLRPGEETQDYLIGTVFRLSVFSSIYLLILGSMQFVQIMTGILPQSIAFGGTGLMILVSTSIETLDQLKARRKTMRLAKAKRLSRDINDIKDTNNVDEGLLW; encoded by the coding sequence TTGGACAATTTAATATTACATATAAGGCGTGCTTTTAGAACGTTTTCAAAATCATGAGTTTCTTTTTGAAAAACAAAAGAATTATTAAAAAAAGGTATTTTTACACTTTTGTTTTTAATTGTTTTCATTTTAGGGACATCACTTACAGCACCTTTCATTAGAATACAAAATCAAAATCAACTATCTGAAAATTCATTTTTAAACACTTTAAACCTAATTGGTGGAGGTGGTTTAAGACAATTTTCACTTTTCGCACTTGGAATAAGTCCGTTTATTAATGCGTCATTGATTATGATGATTTTACAATCTAAATTTTTCCCACCAATACATAAACTTAGCCAAAGTGGTCCGCAAGGTCGTAGAAAAATTAATATGATTACACGTTTAATTACGTTAATTATTGCTTATCCGCAAGCTGTTTTTCTTGTTAAGTCATTATCATCACAAGGCTCAAGAGGATTTATTGAAATTGTCGGAAATGACGTTTTTAGTGAGGCTACTTTAATTTATTTTATAATTCCAATTATTTTAACCGCAGCTTCATTATTTGCTTTATTCATTTCTGAGCAAATTACAAATAAAGGAATAGGTAATGGTACTAGTTTAATTATTTTTACTGGTATTGCAGCAAGATTACCATACCAATTTAAAAACGCAGTTGAATATTATGTTGGTGGTAATGGTTCTAGCGGTGTTATGACCGGAATTATTGATGTAGTTACATATTTTAGTGTTTATTTATTAACAATTTTGATAATTGCAATATTTTATGTTGCGGAACGTCATATCCCAATTCAACAAGTTGGTGCTGGACGTTCAAGAAACATTAAGGAAATGGGTAAATTACCAATTAAGGTTAACCCCGCAGGAATTATGCCGATAATTTTTGCTATGATGGTTTTATCATTTCCTACTATGATTGCTAACTTACTTCCTGAAACAAGTATTGCTAAACAATGAATTAATACTAATTTACAATTTACACAACCGGTTGGATTTACTTTATTAGTAGTGATTGTTTGAGTATTTTCATTATTAATGGGTATTCAACAATCTAAAGTTGATAAAATTGCAGAAGATTTTACTAAGAATTCTACATTTATTCCTGGACTTAGACCAGGTGAAGAAACACAAGATTACTTAATCGGAACTGTATTTAGATTAAGTGTGTTCTCATCGATTTATCTACTAATTTTAGGAAGTATGCAATTTGTTCAAATAATGACAGGTATATTACCACAAAGTATTGCCTTTGGTGGTACAGGATTAATGATTTTAGTTTCAACAAGTATTGAAACATTAGATCAACTAAAAGCTAGAAGAAAAACAATGCGTTTAGCTAAAGCAAAACGTTTATCAAGAGATATAAATGATATTAAAGATACAAACAATGTAGATGAAGGATTATTGTGATAA